In Penaeus monodon isolate SGIC_2016 chromosome 8, NSTDA_Pmon_1, whole genome shotgun sequence, one DNA window encodes the following:
- the LOC119575864 gene encoding uncharacterized protein DDB_G0290685-like — MTTNAGQRRRTSGPNKRRRTRRQDNYANNDGRTNDAGQRRKQRAQEQRRTTTREQRRRTNDAGQRRRDNDADNDPRHTTQQTTQDNERKTTQGKQIVTCGANDQDNDQDNDAGHATQAQRRRQRPQDNDRRTRRRNNDAGQRTQDNDATTTQDKRRRTTTQTSDTGPDAQTTDAKQRPRTTTQDNDAGQTTCRTNCDAGQRADNDAGQRRRTTKRGRNKHNKRRRTTRKGQNDARTTTQRHDAGTNDAKQRPVHDEGQATGQRRRTTTTQTMTQDNDAGQRHKQRRRTTTQDNTQNNDAIQRQQTTTVRTTTRQIDANNDAGQQRRQRRED, encoded by the exons ATGACAACGAACGCAGGACAAAGACGCAGGACAAGCGGACCAAACAAACGACGCAGGACACGACGGCAGGACAACTACGCAAACAACGACGGCAGGACAAACGACGCAGGACAACGACGCAAACAACGAGCGCAGGAACAACGAC GGACAACGACGCGGGAACAACGACGCAGGACAAACGACGCAGGACAACGACGCAGGGACAACGACGCGGACAACGACCCCAGACATACGACGCAACAAACGACGCAGGACAACGAGCGAAAAACGACGCAGGGGAAACAGATAGTGACATGCGGTGCTAACGACCAGGACAACGACCAGGACAACGACGCAGGACACGCGACGCAGGCGCAACGACGCAGACAACGACCGCAGGACAACGACCGCAGGACAAGACGCAGGAacaacgacgcaggacaacgAACGCAGGACAACGACGCAACAACAACGCAGGACAAACGACGTAGGACAACGACGCAAACAAGCGACACAGGACCCGACGCGCAGACAACGGACGCCAAACAACGACCCAGGacaacgacgcaggacaacgACGCAGGACAAACGACGTGCAGGACAAACTGTGACGCAGGACAACGCGCAGacaacgacgcaggacaacgCCGCAGGACAACGAAACGGGgcagaaacaaacacaacaaacgacGCAGGACAACGCGTAAGGGACAAAACGACGCAAGGACAACGACGCAAAGACACGACGCAGGCACAAACGACGCTAAACAACGACCCGTACACGACGAAGGACAAGCGACAGGacaacgacgcaggacaacgACGACGCAAACAATGACGCAGGacaacgacgcaggacaacgACACAAacaacgacgcaggacaacgACGCAGGACAACACGCAAAACAACGACGCAATACAACGACAGCAAACAACGACTGTCAGGACAACGACGAGACAAATCGACGCCAACAACGACGCAGGACAACAACGCAGACAACGACGCGAGGACTAA
- the LOC119575866 gene encoding uncharacterized protein DDB_G0283697-like yields the protein MVPANFSSYFSTPDGNSGSQTSHDSTDNDAGQTTRGEGDQRRQRTTTQDKRRRDNDAGQRRRTTTQTKRRRTMTQEQRRRQRTHDTRPGQRRRTTDVGHQQPQKLRRTNDAGHDGQDNDAGQRRRNKTTQDHYAGTTEASRTTTQDNDTGQRRRTTTQDNDTNNDAGQQPQGQRRMTNAQDNDQDNDAGQRRRTQTQDKRRQKDTTQTKHAGTNDAGQRTQKQRPHDNTQDNDEAEPRTTTQGHDGAGTTSARQQNDGGHDARSSDAGQRHKHNDAGQSTQDNDAWEGTTTGKQTDATTTGNKTQEQLRQDKNDARKPTDAKNKTRRTTTQDNDGRTNTQGQTTQNNERRTRRRYRSTQTTTQDTDYNNDEQDKTEQRRTTTPDKTTADYDTNTPQVQRHKPRRRTTTQDHDATRRSRGPRRKGPTTQDNRRRDKHATTTQDNDLKHDADNDRQTTTQEQRRQQTTHEQATQDKTRSQRRRNKRLQQRRRTTTQDNDARTQKRREDNDDRDNDQDTTSRTTTQDNDDNDAGTTTANNDADTDSRTTSKQRRRNTTQDTDGRTTTQNNAAGQRRRTTTQDNVHKHDGRQTTFGRTTTQDNTQATNQDNRRSTTTQDKRPPVQNDAGHRRTNDK from the exons ATGGTTCCTGCcaacttttcctcttatttttccacTCCAGATGGCAACAGTGGTTCTCAGACAAGCCACGATTCCACG gacaacgACGCAGGACAAACGACGCGGGGGGAAGGGGACCAACGACGGCAGAGAACAACGACGCAGGACAAACGACGCAGGGacaacgacgcaggacaacgacgcaggacaacgACACAGACAAAACGACGCAGGACAATGACGCAGGAACAACGACGCAGACAACGAACGCATGACACACGACCAGGacaacgacgcaggacaacgGACGTAGGACACCAACAACCGCAGAAACTACGCAGGACAAACGACGCAGGACACGACGGGCAGGacaacgacgcaggacaacgACGCAGGAACAAAACGACGCAGGATCACTACGCAGGAACAACTGAGGCCAGCAG GACAACAACGCAGGACAACGACACAGGacaacgacgcaggacaacgacgcaggacaacgACACAAACAACGACGCAGGACAACAACCGCAGGGACAACGACGCATGACAAACGCGCAGGACAACGACCAGGacaacgacgcaggacaacgACGCAGGACACAGACGCAGGACAAGCGACGGCAAAAGGACACGACGCAAACAAAACACGCAGGAACAAACGACGCAGGACAACGGACACAGAAACAACGACCGCATGACAACACGCAG GACAACGACGAGGCAGAACCAAGGACCACGACGCAGGGACACGACGGCGCAGGGACAACGAGCGCGAGACAACAAAACGACGGCGGACACGACGCGAGATCATCCGACGCAGGACAACGCCACAAACACAACGACGCAGGACAATCAACGCAGGACAACGACGCATGGGAGGGGACAACGACGGGCAAACAAACGGACGCAACAACGACCGGCAACAAGACGCAGGAACAACTACGCCAGGACAAAAACGACGCAAGGAAACCAACTGACGCAAAAAACAAGACGCGCAGGacaacgacgcaggacaacgACGGCAGGACAAACACGCAAGGACAAACGACGCAGAACAACGAACGCAGGACACGACGCAGGTACAGATCGACACAAACAACGACGCAGGACACCGACTACAACAACGACGAGCAGGACAAGACAGAACAACGCAGGACAACGACGCCAGACAAAACGACGGCAGACTACGACACAAACACGCCGCAGGTACAACGACACAAACCACGACGCAGGACAACTACGCAGGACCACGACGCAACACGACGGAGCAGGGGACCACGACGCAAAGGACCAACGACGCAGGACAATCGACGCAGGGACAAGCACGCAacaacgacgcaggacaacgACCTCAAACACGACGCAGACAACGACAGACAAACAACGACGCAGGAACAACGACGGCAACAAACGACGCATGAACAAGCAACGCAGGACAAAACGCGCAGCCAACGACGCAGGAACAAACGACTACAacaacgacgcaggacaacgacgcaggacaacgACGCGAGGACTCAAAAACGACGCGAGGACAACGACGACAGGGACAACGACCAGGACACGACGAGCAGGacaacgacgcaggacaacgac GACAACGACGCAGGAACAACGACGGCAAACAACGACGCGGACACCGACAGCAGGACAACGAGCAAACAACGACGCAGGAACACCACGCAGGACACCGACGGCAGGACAACGACGCAAAACAACGCCGCAGGacaacgacgcaggacaacgacgcaggacaacgTACACAAACACGACGGCAGACAAACGACGTTCGGCAGGACAACGACGCAGGACAACACGCAGGCAACGAACCAGGACAATCGACGCAGTACAACGACGCAGGACAAACGACCGCCGGTACAAAACGACGCAGGACACCGCAGGACAAacgacaaataa